The Miscanthus floridulus cultivar M001 chromosome 7, ASM1932011v1, whole genome shotgun sequence genome includes a region encoding these proteins:
- the LOC136467730 gene encoding putative laccase-9 → MPLRQRPTMGGADKMPAGRLSWLLLGVVLAFGVAASPAQASRNTHYDFVIKETNVTRLCQEKTILAVNGQFPGPTIYVRKDDVVIVNVYNQGNKNITLHWHGVHQPQNPWSDGPEYITQCPIQPGANFTYKIIFTEEEGTLWWHAHSDFDRATVHGAIVIHPKRGSVYPYTKPHKEMPIILGEWWNADVEQVLLESQRTGGDVQISDANTINGQPGDFAPCSKNNTFRMLVEHGKTYLLRVINAGLTNEMFFAIAGHHLMVVGTDGRYLKPFIVDYILISPGQTMNMLLEANHATNGSSDKTRYYMAASPFFTNIGLPVNDKNTTAILEYTDASPSAGPPDYPVLPVINDTAAAAAYTSQLRSLVTKEHPIDVPMEVDEHMLVTISVNTLPCGANEMCMGPGPGNNTRLAASLNNVSFVPPTVDILDAYYYSISGVYEPDFPNKPPFFFNFTAPDPTVEFQLTKRGTKVKVVEYGTVVEVVFQDTAILGAESHPMHLHGFSFYVVGRGFGNFDKDKDPATYNLVDPPYQNTVSVPTGGWAVMRFRVANPGVWFMHCHFDRHTVWGMDTVFIVKNGKTPGAQMMPRPPNMPKC, encoded by the exons ATGCCCCTTCGGCAACGTCCGACGATGGGCGGTGCAGATAAGATGCCGGCAGGCCGGCTCAGCTGGTTACTGCTAGGCGTGGTGTTAGCCTTTGGAGTTGCAGCTAGCCCGGCCCAGGCCTCCAGGAATACTCACTACGACTTCGTT ATCAAGGAGACCAACGTCACCCGGCTCTGCCAGGAGAAGACCATCCTGGCCGTGAATGGGCAGTTCCCCGGGCCGACCATCTACGTGCGCAAGGACGACGTGGTCATCGTCAACGTGTACAACCAGGGCAACAAGAACATCACCCTCCACTGGCATGGCGTGCACCAGCCGCAGAACCCGTGGTCCGACGGGCCGGAGTACATCACGCAGTGCCCCATCCAGCCCGGCGCCAACTTCACATACAAGATCATCTTCACCGAGGAGGAGGGCACGCTGTGGTGGCACGCGCACAGTGACTTCGACCGCGCCACCGTGCACGGCGCCATCGTCATCCACCCCAAGCGCGGCTCCGTCTACCCCTACACAAAGCCACACAAGGAGATGCCCATCATCCTTGGCGAGTGGTGGAATGCAGACGTGGAGCAAGTTCTCCTGGAGTCCCAGCGGACCGGCGGCGACGTCCAGATTTCGGACGCCAACACCATCAACGGCCAGCCCGGCGACTTCGCCCCATGCTCCAAGAACAACACCTTCAGGATGTTGGTGGAGCACGGCAAGACATACCTACTCCGGGTCATCAACGCGGGGCTCACCAACGAGATGTTCTTCGCCATCGCCGGGCACCACCTCATGGTGGTCGGCACCGACGGCCGCTACCTCAAGCCGTTCATTGTCGACTACATCTTGATCTCCCCCGGACAGACCATGAACATGCTCCTCGAGGCCAACCACGCCACCAATGGCTCAAGCGACAAAACCCGCTACTACATGGCCGCGAGCCCGTTCTTCACCAACATCGGACTCCCGGTCAACGATAAAAACACCACGGCCATTCTGGAATACACGGACGCGTCGCCCTCCGCGGGGCCACCAGACTACCCCGTCCTACCGGTCATCAACGACACCGCCGCGGCAGCGGCGTACACATCGCAGCTCCGCTCCTTGGTCACCAAGGAGCACCCGATCGACGTGCCAATGGAGGTCGACGAGCACATGCTCGTGACAATCTCTGTCAACACGCTCCCCTGTGGGGCCAACGAGATGTGCATGGGCCCCGGCCCCGGAAACAACACCCGCCTTGCGGCGAGCCTGAACAACGTCAGCTTCGTGCCGCCGACCGTCGACATCCTCGACGCCTACTATTACTCCATCAGCGGCGTGTACGAGCCGGACTTCCCCAATaagccgcccttcttcttcaacttcaCCGCCCCCGACCCGACGGTGGAGTTCCAGCTCACGAAGCGGGGCACCAAGGTGAAGGTGGTGGAGTACGGCACCGTGGTGGAGGTCGTGTTCCAGGACACGGCCATCCTCGGTGCCGAGAGCCACCCCATGCACTTGCACGGTTTCAGCTTCTACGTGGTGGGTAGAGGCTTCGGTAATTTCGACAAGGATAAGGACCCGGCCACGTACAACCTGGTTGACCCGCCGTACCAGAACACCGTCTCCGTGCCTACGGGCGGCTGGGCTGTAATGCGCTTCCGCGTGGCAAATCCTG GTGTGTGGTTTATGCATTGCCACTTCGATCGTCACACGGTGTGGGGCATGGACACCGTGTTCATTGTGAAAAATGGCAAGACCCCAGGCGCTCAAATGATGCCACGTCCTCCTAACATGCCTAAGTGCTAA